From the genome of Oncorhynchus gorbuscha isolate QuinsamMale2020 ecotype Even-year linkage group LG18, OgorEven_v1.0, whole genome shotgun sequence:
TGGTAAAGTACATTGATAATAAACCAGAAAGAAAGTTACAATACATATATTTAATGCTAAAGCTaatcattatgttctctctctctctctctctctctctctctctctctctctctctctctctctctctctctctctctctctctctctctctctctctctctctctctctctctctctctctctctctctctctctctctctctctctctctctctctctctctctctctctctctctctctctctcagaaataTAGATGTTATTGTTAGGGAGGCAGGAAGCCTAGAGGTTAAGACTGTTGGGTCAGTAACCCGAAAGGTCATTGATTCGAATCCCtgagtgaaaaatctgtcaatattcctttgagcaaggcacttaaccctaattgctcctttaagttgctctggataagaacgtctgctataATGAATGAAGATACTTATTTGGCTCTAAATGCCATGTTCTCTCTCATACAGGGTTGGTGTAGTTGGAAGGGAACACTCCCGCTTGTCCCCTCAGTCTTCCTTTCCACCATGACATGTCGGAACACTCCAGCACCTCGATGATGTCACCGGCCTTAAAGCTCAGCTCGTCCTTCTCCTCGGCGTTGAAGTCATACTGAGCTCTCACCTGCATCAGACCACCGCCCCCCGTGGTCACGGCCGCACGCTggaacacaggcacacacacaggggttGATTAGACACGTAGCTTCAttctatacatacacacacatgcatggaggtacatacacgcacgcacgcacacgcacacacacacacacacacacacacacacacacacacacacacacacacacacacacacacacacacacacacacacacacacacacacacacacacacacacacacacacacacacacacacacacacacacacacacacacacacacacacacaggagggatTTGGTTGTAgagagtatactacctgtggtgggGGTATAGGGTCTGGTGTGCGGGGCAGGGGTTGTTGAGGCTGGGGTACGCAGGGCAGAAGATGGTGAGGCTGGGGTATGCTGGGCAGGGGCAGGTGAGGCTGGGGTATGCTGGGCAGGGGCAGGTGAGGCTGGGGTATGCTGGGCAGGGGCAGGTGAGGCTGGGGTATGCTGGGCAGGGGCAGGTGAGGCTGGGGTGCGCGGGGCAGGGACTGGTGAGGCTGGGGTGCGCGGGGCAGGGACTGGTGAGGATGGGGCTGAGAGGATGGGGCTGATGTCCTGGTCTGGCCAAATCCCTTCTCCTAGGAAGAAAAGTGAAATTAGAGAGAGAGCACTGTCATAACTTTTCTTTCAGATTCGATAAACCGATAATGAACAGTTTTAGCTATTTATCAAGCTTGAAGGACCCTACACCATCATTTAGTGAACAGGGATCCTCCATAGTTCTACTCctgcctgtgtttctgtgtccAGCAGATAGATGCTGTTTAGAGAAAGAGTTGTTCATATAGTACTCCACCAGCTACTTTATTAACTACGTATAAGCCCTTCATAAACCCCTTATAAACCCTTTATAAATACTTATAACTGGTACCTGTGTTTCTGTGTCCAGCAGATATATGCGGCTGTGTTTAGAGACAGAGTTGTTCATGTAATAGTTCACCAGCTCGTTGAAGGAGCTGAACTTCTCAGACCAGAGGTAATACTGCCCTCTGGTGTCTGCCATCACCTTGAAGTGCTGCACGTCTGCCTCATGTCTgggagaggtaggtaggtaggtaggtaggtaggtaggtaggtaggtaggtaggtaggtaggtaggtaggtaggtaggtaggtaggtagataggtaggtaggtaggtaggtaggtaggtaggtaggtaggtaggtaggtaggtaggtaggtaggtaggtaggtaggtaggtaggtaggtatagtGATATGATGCAAATAGGAGGCAAATATGTCAATGATGTCGTGCATATTAATCTAGCTTTTTAAtgtaaagaaacacacacactgacctaacGGATATGGAGAAATCTCCTGGGGAGCTCTGGCTGCCTCTGATCAGAAAGGATCCTATAGGCTGAGTCATGAGAGACTCCTGGGCCTCACCTCGACTAGCACTCTCCTGGTACCAGctagagatgggggagagggggagggaggaagagagaggggtataaggggaggggggagaggggagggaggaagagagagggggagaaggggtggggggagagggaggaagagagagggtgagaaggggaggggggagagggagagcagtaaACAAAATAGTATTTAGTATTTTTCATAACATCGGATTGTGTTCACACCTGCTTACACACAGACATCACATAGccaaaacacactgacacacagtacTGCTTGATTTTCTTGGGTAATAAGTATGACCTGGGTAGGTGATTGTCTTGGGTAATAAGTATGACCTGGGTAGGTGATTGTATTGGGTAATAAGTATGACCTGGGTCTTGGGTAATAAGTATGACCTGGGTAGGTGATTGTCTTGGGTAATAAGTATGACCTGGGTAGGTGATTGTCTTGGATAATAAGTATGACCTAGGTCTTGGGTAATAAGTATGACCTGGGTAGGTGATTGTCTTGGGTAATAAGTATGACCTGGGTAGGTGATTGTCTTGGGTAATAAGTATGACCTGGGTCTTGGGTAATAAGTATGACCTAGGTAGGTGATTGTCTTGGGTAATAAGTATGACCTGGGTAGGTGATTTTCTTGGGTAATAAGTATGACCTGGGTAGGTGATTGTCTTGGGTAATAAGTATGACCTGGGTCTTGGGTAATAAGTATGACCTGGGTAGGTGATTGTCTTGGGTAATAAGTATGACCTAGGTCTTGGGTAATAAGTATGACCTGGGTAGGTGATTGTCTTGGGTAATAAGTATGACCTGGGTAGGTGATTGTCTTGGGTAATAAGTATGACCTGGTAGGTGATTGTCTTGGGTAATAAGTATGACCTGGGTCTTGGGTAATAAGTATGACCTGGGTAGGTGATTGTCTTGGGTAATAAGTATGACCTGGGTCTTGGGTAATCAGTATGACCTGGGTAGGTGATTGTCTTGGGTAATAAGTATGACCTGGGTCTTgggtaatacatttacatttacatttaagtcatttagcagacgctcttatccagagcgacttaataaGTATGACCTGGGTAGGTGATTGTCTTGGGTAATAAGTATGACCTGGGTAGGTGATTGTCTTGGGTAATAAGTATGACCTGGGTAGGTGATTGTCTTGGGTAATAAGTATGACCTGGGAAGGTGAATGTTGATGTAGTTACGTGGTATGTATCCCTTCTTTCCATGTCGCTCAGCCATCAACCAGTCATCATTGGTGCCCAAGAtctacagagaacacacacacacacacacacacacacacacacacacacacacacacacacacacacacacacacacacacacacacacacacacacacacacacacacacacacacacacacacacacacacacacacacacacacacacacacacacacacacacacacgcacacacgcacgcgcgcacgcacacacgcacgcacacgcacacacgcacacacacatgcgcgaacacacacacaaacacacacacacttaaagtgGTTAGAATGGAgaagtactgtagcctactattGACATAAGTCCCAGAGTGCAAACAGGAAATGCTGTGGATACCGTATGACTTATACATGTTTGCCATTTGACCGTCTCACAACATAACTTACTGAATGCTATAATAAAGGCCTGTGACCAACATGTCAGAATCTATCAACTAACAATGGGTTTGCAAGACAGTGTTGCATGGAGTATTTCTTCCGACATAAGGGTTGTCTACTTATGTTTACTATGTGCCCTTGCTAGGGTACACTAGTAGTGTGGAAGGGGATTGTCCTCTTTACCTTCATGTTGTCTCCCTTCCTGAAGCTCAGCTCGTCCTCAGCAGTGGCAGTAAAGTCATACTTACCTACTGCCTCCATAGCAGGGAGTCTGGGGGGaattcagagggagagagatggagggaggtgagagaaagagagagagagagagagagagagagagagagagagagagagagagagagagagagagagagagagagagagagagagagagggaggtagggagggaccgggagagagagagagagagaagagggaggtagggagggaccgggagagagacagagagagagacagggaggtagggagggagggaccagaagagagagagagatagaatagggaggtagggagggaccgggagcgagagagagaagagggaggtagggagggaccgggagagagagagagagagagaatagggaggtagggagggaccgggagagagagagagagaagagggaggtagggagggaccaggagagagagagagagagagaatagggaggtagggagggaccgggagagagagagagagaatagggaggtagggagggaccaggagagagagagaatagggaggtagggagggaccgggagagagagagagagagagagagagagagagagagagagagagaggagagagagagagagagaagagggaagtagggagggaccaggagagtgagagagagagagagagagagagagagagagagagagagagggagagggagagagagagaagagggagggacagggagagagggagagagagagagaagagggagggacagggagagagagagagcgagagaagagggagggacagggagagagagagagagagagagaagagggagggacagggagagagatggagagagagagagagaagagggagggacagggagagagagagaagagggagggagagagagagagaagagggagggacagggagagagacagagagagaaaggggagggacagggagagagagagagagaaaagggagggacagggagagagagagagagagagagagagaagagggagggacagggagagagagagagagagagagagagagagagagagagagagagagagagagagggagggacagggagacagggagagagagaagagggagggagagagagagagagagagagggacagggagagagagagagagagagagagagagagagagagagagagagagagagaagagggagggacagggagagagagagagaagagggagggacagggagagagagagagagagagagagagagaagagggagagacagggagagagagagagagagaagagggagggacagggagagagagagagagagagagagaagagggagggacagggagagagagagagagagaagagggagggacagggagagagagagagagaagagggagggacagggagagagagagagagagagaagagggagggacagggagagagagagagagagagaaaagggagggacagagagagagagagaagagggagggacagggagagagagagagaaaagagggagggacagggagagagagagaagagggagggacagggagagagagagagaagagggagggacagggagagagagagagagaagagggagggacagggagagagagagagagaaaagggagggacagggagagagagataaaaggaaggaaggaaggaaggaagggggagaggacaggatagagaggttAAACAAAGGCATTGTTCTGTAATAGAAACCCAAAACAAATCAACTTTGACACATCATTAATAACTATACGATCCTATAGACAACAACGAcaagaacaacaacaaacactgtaAAGGAAACTGATACATACCTTGATCCCCCCAGACAGCACGGTTAGTAGAGATGGCAGCTCCAAACTTTAACTGTCCTTGTCACAGTTCTGACAGACAGGATATGATGCAGTCCTGCAGTTGCGCAAACGGAACCTTGTTCTCAAGCTGTTTAGAAGATGTCTCaccgtatacacacacacacacaacacacacacacgacacacacacacacacacaaacacacacattaacactcactaacacacacagagagagagagaaggggtgaaacCACAATGCAGTCTCAGTGAGACCATATGCTAAATAAAGTCTGTTTCAGAAGAGAACATTCATCATTGACAAACAACTTCCTCCTTTGGAAGCACTGCTGTCGCTGGCTTTCTGGAAACACCCAAATAACCTTTTACATTTCACTTGCCAGCGTTATGATCCTGTGCTGGAGAAAACACACTTTATGTTGCACAAGCAAACACAATATTCTCCCTTGAAAGTGTGTGAACCAACACACACTTTCCCTTCCTCATATGTTTTTAAGTCTGTGTTTCAGACAGGATCAGAAGCTGTAGCAGAGACTCAGtctacgtacacacacacacacacacacacacacacacacacacacacacacacacacacacacacacacacacacacacacacacacacacacacacacacacacacacacacacacacacacacacacacacacacacacacacactcagtctagATCTATACAACCACTGGGTTTGGGTTCTTACCAACAAGGCCACTattgcctgagacagcgtttcaTAAAGGAGTAGTTCACTGTTTTACAACTTGATGTTAGCtggttcctcaccctgaaagAGGTCTTTGGGCCAGGAGAAACGTATTTATACAGCCATTACAAACTTCAGCTGACTTAAGCCACCATTAGCTAAAAATCTATTGAAGTGATGGGggcatgttgttgtttttatggCCAAATCACGTTTAAGTGACATGATGTGGACATTACTGTTCTAAACATGCTCACTTTCCCCCatcaattccatgtgaatctatCGGTGGATGAAGTTAGCTCTGGTCGTAATGGCTGATTAAAGGAAACTGAACCACGGATGACAGTTTCTCCTGGCCCAAAGACCTCTTTCAGGGTAAAAAATCAAGTAAAATAGTGAACTAGTCCTGTAATACTGGTCGGGGGTGCCTATTTTAGTTTTTGCCCAAGCTTTAACAcacttgatttaaaaaaaggcttgatgggcctcccgggtggcgcagtggttaagggcgctgtactgcagtgccagctatgccatcagagactctgtgtcatgttttgtcatatattgtcttgtcattatgctttcccttctgttcgtttccccctgctggtcttattaggttcgttccttttttctatccctctctctcccccttcctctctctcttctctctatcgttccgttcctgctcccagctgttcctattcccctaatcaatcatttagtcttcccacacctgttccttatcttttcccctgattagagtccctatttcttcccttgttttccgttcctgtcctgtcggatccttgtctattgatcaccgtgctgtgtctgtgtatcgccctgtcgtgtcgtgtttccctcagatgctgcgtggagagcaggtgtctgagtctgctacgttcaagtgccttcccgaggcaacctgcagttcttgatcgagtctccagtctgttctcgtcattacgagtagaattatgccttttgattgtaaagttactttactggattaaagactctgttttcgccaagtcgcttttgggtcctcattcacctgcataacagaaggatccgaccaagaatggacccagcgactatggattctctctactctactctcgagttccagggagcgatgctcggcagacacgagcaggaattgtctgctgctcggcatgccgttgagaccctggccgctcaggtctccgacctctcaggacagtatcagagtcttcgtctcgtgtcaccagctacttccggttcttccgagcctccggaacctagggttaataacccaccatgttattctgggcagcccactgagtgccgctcctttctcacccagtgtgatatcgtgttctctctccaacccaacacatactcaagagagagagctcggattgcctacgtcatatcactccttactggtcgggctcggcagtggggcacagctatctgggaggcaagcgctgagtgtactaacaattatctgaactttaaagaggagatgataagggtttttgatcgctcagtttttgggaaagaagcttcctggtccctgtcttccctatgtcaaggtaatcgatccataacggattactctatagagtttcgcactcttgctgcctccagtaactggaacgagcaggcgttgctcgctcgttttctggagggactccacgctaaggttaaggatgagattctctctcgggaggttccatccagcgtggattctttgattgaactcgctattcgcattgaacgacgggtagatcttcgtcaccgagctcatagaagagagctcgcgttaactgtgtctccctctctccgacactaccgtctttccccactgactcaggtgttgagcccatgcagctgggggtattcgcatctcgactaaggagagggaacggagaatcaccaaccgcctctgtctctattgcggttccgctggtcattttgtcatttcatgtccagttaaaggccagagctcatcagtaagcggagggcgactgataagcgctactagacggtcctctccgtcaagtacatgtactaccttaccggtccatctacgctggaccggatcggcagcttcctgcagtgcattaatagactctggggcagagggctgttttatggacgaagcctgggcgcgggaacatgacattcctctcagacagttagggagcccacggtcatgtttgccttggatggtagtcctctccccagtatattatatgaaacactacctttaaccctcactgtatctggtaaccatagtgagaccatttcttttttgattttttgttcaccttttacacctgttgttttgggtcatccctggctagtgtgtcataatccttcttttgattggtctagtaattctatcctttcctggaacgtttcttgtcatgtgaagtgtttaatgtctgctatttctcctgtttgttctgtcccctcttctcaggaggaacctggtgatttgacaggagtgccggaggaatatcatggtctgcgcacggtcttcagtcggtccagaaccaactcccttcctcctcaccggtcgtatgattgttgttctgatctctttaagaagcgttttgcatccgctcctatccttgttgcacctgacgtcactaaacagtttattgttgaggttgacgcgtcgggggtgggcgtgggagccattctgtcccagcgctccgatactgacgatggggtccacccttgtgcgtattttctcatcgcctgtcaccgtcggaacgtaactatgatgtggctaaccgcctgctcgccatccgtttagccctaggcaaatggcgacagtggttggagggggcgaccgttccttttgtcgtttggactgaccaaaagaaccttgagtacatccgttatgccaaacgactgaatgcgcgtcatgctcgttgggcgttgt
Proteins encoded in this window:
- the LOC124002650 gene encoding GRB2-related adapter protein-like; its protein translation is MEAVGKYDFTATAEDELSFRKGDNMKILGTNDDWLMAERHGKKGYIPRNYINIHLPSWYQESASRGEAQESLMTQPIGSFLIRGSQSSPGDFSISVRHEADVQHFKVMADTRGQYYLWSEKFSSFNELVNYYMNNSVSKHSRIYLLDTETQEKGFGQTRTSAPSSQPHPHQSLPRAPQPHQSLPRAPQPHLPLPSIPQPHLPLPSIPQPHLPLPSIPQPHLPLPSIPQPHHLLPCVPQPQQPLPRTPDPIPPPQRAAVTTGGGGLMQVRAQYDFNAEEKDELSFKAGDIIEVLECSDMSWWKGRLRGQAGVFPSNYTNPV